One genomic segment of Mycolicibacterium chubuense NBB4 includes these proteins:
- the obgE gene encoding GTPase ObgE → MPRFIDRVVVHARAGNGGNGCASVHREKFKPLGGPDGGNGGRGGSVVFVVDPQVHTLLDFHFHPHVVAPSGKQGAGSNRDGAAGTDLEVKVPDGTVVLDEHGHILADLVGTGTRFEAAAGGRGGLGNAALASRARKAPGFALLGEKGEVRDLTLELKTVADVGLVGFPSAGKSSLVSAISAAKPKIADYPFTTLAPNLGVVSAGEHTFTVADVPGLIPGASEGRGLGLDFLRHIERCAVLVHVVDCATLEPGRDPISDIEALEAEISAYTPTLQGDSTLGDLAERPRAVVLNKIDVPDARELAEFVREEITRKFGWPVFEVSTVSREGLRPLTFALWDMVAAYRAAQPEAVPRRPVIRPVAVDETAFSVEPDGQGGFVVRGTRPQRWVAQTNFDNDEAVGYLGDRLARLGVEDELLKLGARPGCAVTIGDMTFDWEPQTPAGVDVRMSGRGTDMRLDQTDRVSADERKAARKARREHVDERLREE, encoded by the coding sequence ATGCCCCGTTTCATCGACCGCGTCGTCGTTCACGCGCGGGCGGGCAACGGCGGCAACGGCTGCGCCTCGGTGCACCGCGAGAAGTTCAAACCGCTCGGCGGTCCTGACGGCGGCAACGGCGGGCGCGGCGGAAGTGTGGTGTTCGTCGTCGATCCGCAGGTGCACACGCTGCTCGACTTTCACTTCCACCCGCATGTGGTCGCCCCGTCGGGCAAGCAGGGGGCAGGCAGCAACCGCGACGGAGCCGCGGGCACCGATCTCGAGGTGAAGGTCCCCGACGGAACGGTCGTGCTGGACGAACACGGCCACATCCTGGCCGACCTCGTCGGTACGGGCACCCGCTTCGAGGCCGCCGCCGGGGGGCGCGGCGGGCTCGGCAACGCTGCGCTGGCGTCCCGGGCGCGTAAGGCTCCAGGCTTCGCGCTGCTCGGTGAGAAGGGCGAGGTCCGCGACCTGACCCTCGAGCTCAAGACCGTCGCCGACGTCGGCCTCGTGGGCTTCCCGTCGGCGGGAAAGTCGTCGCTGGTGTCCGCGATCTCGGCGGCGAAGCCCAAGATCGCCGACTATCCGTTCACCACGCTGGCGCCCAACCTCGGGGTGGTCTCCGCAGGAGAGCACACGTTCACGGTGGCCGACGTGCCCGGCCTGATCCCCGGCGCCTCCGAGGGCCGCGGGCTCGGGCTGGATTTCCTCCGGCACATCGAACGCTGCGCGGTGCTGGTACACGTCGTCGACTGCGCGACGCTGGAGCCGGGCCGCGATCCGATCTCCGACATCGAAGCGCTCGAGGCCGAGATCTCGGCGTATACGCCTACGCTTCAGGGTGATTCGACGCTCGGCGACCTCGCCGAGCGGCCCAGGGCGGTGGTACTCAACAAGATCGACGTACCCGATGCCCGCGAGCTCGCCGAGTTCGTCCGCGAGGAGATCACCCGCAAGTTCGGCTGGCCGGTGTTCGAGGTGTCGACGGTGTCGCGGGAAGGCCTGCGGCCGTTGACGTTCGCGTTGTGGGACATGGTGGCGGCCTACCGGGCCGCCCAGCCGGAGGCGGTGCCGCGGCGTCCGGTGATCCGGCCCGTGGCCGTCGACGAGACAGCGTTCTCCGTCGAGCCCGACGGACAGGGTGGCTTCGTCGTGCGGGGCACGCGCCCACAGCGTTGGGTGGCCCAGACGAACTTCGACAACGACGAGGCGGTCGGTTATCTCGGCGATCGATTGGCCCGCCTGGGTGTCGAAGACGAGCTGCTCAAGCTCGGCGCGCGGCCCGGGTGCGCCGTGACGATCGGGGACATGACGTTCGACTGGGAGCCGCAGACGCCGGCCGGCGTCGACGTGCGGATGTCCGGTCGCGGCACCGACATGCGGCTGGACCAGACCGACCGTGTCTCGGCCGACGAGCGTAAGGCTGCCCGGAAGGCGCGCCGGGAGCACGTCGACGAGCGCTTGCGCGAAGAGTGA
- the rpmA gene encoding 50S ribosomal protein L27: MAHKKGASSSRNGRDSAAQRLGVKRFGGQVVKAGEILVRQRGTHFHPGANVGRGGDDTLFATAPGAVEFGTRRGRKFVNVVRVTRVEA; the protein is encoded by the coding sequence ATGGCACACAAGAAGGGCGCTTCCAGCTCACGTAACGGTCGCGACTCCGCCGCACAGCGGCTCGGCGTCAAGCGGTTCGGCGGTCAGGTCGTCAAGGCCGGCGAGATCCTGGTCCGGCAGCGCGGCACGCACTTCCACCCGGGCGCGAACGTCGGCCGCGGCGGCGACGACACGCTGTTCGCCACGGCGCCCGGCGCTGTCGAGTTCGGTACCCGGCGCGGCCGCAAGTTCGTCAACGTCGTTCGCGTCACCCGCGTCGAGGCCTGA
- the rplU gene encoding 50S ribosomal protein L21 yields the protein MAAQTATYAIVKTGGKQYKVAAGDIVKVEKLDVEPGASVSLPVALVVDGANVTTDAKALESVAVTGEVLEHTKGPKIRIHKFKNKSGYHKRQGHRQQLTVLKVTGIK from the coding sequence ATGGCAGCTCAGACAGCCACGTACGCGATCGTCAAGACCGGCGGTAAGCAGTACAAGGTCGCCGCCGGCGACATCGTCAAGGTGGAGAAGCTCGACGTCGAGCCCGGCGCCTCGGTCTCGCTGCCCGTCGCCCTGGTCGTCGACGGCGCCAACGTCACCACCGACGCCAAGGCGCTGGAGAGCGTTGCGGTCACCGGCGAGGTCCTCGAGCACACCAAGGGCCCGAAGATCCGCATCCACAAGTTCAAGAACAAGTCCGGCTATCACAAGCGCCAGGGCCATCGTCAGCAGCTGACGGTGCTCAAGGTCACCGGCATCAAGTAA
- a CDS encoding Rne/Rng family ribonuclease produces MADNENLQAPAHELPEETQQVAGSSGEAKDAPPERLRVHSLARVLGTTSKRIIDALVELDGRARSAHSTVGREEADRVREALAEPAPEPEPQAAPEPAAEAEAPEPEQEPETPAEEEPESRLILETPAPQTAEPADYLPLFVAPQPVRFDDAADKSDEGGDEDDDSTEDDTDSDDEQSERPAAKRRRRGRRGRGRGRGEQNGDDSGTDDTDAQAEGESSETGDDSDDDSGEDDGAGGDGSSRRRRRRRRRKSGSGDDNDNTSVDDPPNTVVHEREPRQSGKSDKSSQGDSEIQGINGSTRLEAKRQRRRDGRDAGRRRPPILSEAEFLARREAVERMMVVRDKVRSEPPHEGARYTQIAVLEDGVVVEHFVTSAASASLVGNIYLGIVQNVLPSMEAAFVDIGRGRNGVLYAGEVNWEAAGLGGAQRKIEQALKPGDYVVVQVSKDPVGHKGARLTTQVSLAGRYLVYVPGASSTGISRKLPDTERQRLKEILREVVPSDAGVIIRTASEGVKEDDIRSDVDRLQKRWNEIEAKAAEISAKKAGAAVALYEEPDVLVKVIRDLFNEDFTGLVVSGDDAWKTINDYVTSVAPELLPRMTKYEPASPEGPDVFAVHRIDEQLTKAMDRKVWLPSGGTLVIDRTEAMTVVDVNTGKFTGSGGNLEQTVTRNNLEAAEEIVRQLRLRDIGGIVVIDFIDMVLESNRDLVLRRLTEALARDRTRHQVSEVTSLGLVQLTRKRLGTGLIEAFSTACTHCGGRGILLHGDPVDSTSSAGRKSESGGGRRSKRGKRGGKEQEVQVAKLPSHSPGDHPMFKAMAAANGKHDDDEHEEAAEEVAELEPDSIRQAVAGPADGELDDDFEEDDEDDDSDDETDSDDEDSDEIDLDSDDEDDEIDDDIEVLDDDSDDSDDSDDSDDSDESGDSGVDEDSDDSDDEAEPPVAATRPGRHRRRAAARPAGPPGHD; encoded by the coding sequence GTGGCCGACAATGAGAATCTTCAAGCTCCAGCCCACGAGCTCCCGGAAGAGACCCAGCAGGTCGCTGGCTCTTCAGGTGAGGCCAAGGACGCGCCGCCCGAACGGCTGAGGGTCCACTCCCTGGCCCGGGTATTGGGCACGACGAGCAAGCGGATCATCGACGCGCTCGTCGAACTCGACGGTCGGGCGCGCAGCGCACACTCGACCGTAGGCCGCGAAGAAGCCGACCGGGTGCGCGAGGCGCTCGCGGAGCCCGCCCCCGAGCCCGAGCCGCAGGCCGCTCCCGAGCCGGCCGCCGAAGCCGAGGCGCCCGAACCCGAGCAGGAGCCCGAAACCCCCGCCGAGGAGGAGCCGGAGTCCCGGCTGATCCTGGAGACCCCGGCCCCGCAGACCGCCGAACCAGCCGACTACCTGCCGCTGTTCGTGGCCCCGCAGCCGGTGCGCTTCGACGACGCCGCCGACAAGAGTGACGAGGGCGGCGACGAGGACGACGACAGCACCGAGGACGACACCGACTCCGACGACGAGCAGTCCGAACGCCCGGCCGCCAAGCGCCGGCGGCGCGGCCGACGGGGGCGCGGCCGGGGGCGCGGTGAGCAGAACGGTGACGACTCCGGGACCGACGACACCGACGCCCAGGCCGAGGGCGAATCCTCGGAGACCGGGGACGACTCGGACGACGACAGCGGCGAGGACGACGGCGCAGGCGGTGACGGCAGCAGCCGCAGGCGGCGTCGCCGCCGCCGCCGCAAGTCGGGATCCGGCGACGACAACGACAACACCTCGGTCGACGACCCGCCCAACACCGTCGTGCACGAGCGAGAGCCACGGCAGTCCGGCAAGTCCGACAAGTCCTCCCAGGGAGACTCCGAGATCCAGGGGATCAACGGATCGACCCGGCTGGAGGCCAAGCGTCAGCGACGCCGGGACGGCCGCGACGCCGGCCGCCGTCGGCCGCCCATCCTGAGCGAGGCCGAGTTCCTGGCGCGCCGCGAGGCCGTCGAGCGCATGATGGTCGTCCGCGACAAGGTCCGCTCCGAGCCGCCGCACGAGGGCGCCCGCTACACGCAGATCGCCGTGCTCGAGGACGGCGTCGTCGTCGAGCACTTCGTGACCTCCGCGGCGTCGGCGTCTCTGGTGGGCAACATCTACCTCGGCATCGTGCAGAACGTGCTCCCGTCGATGGAGGCAGCGTTCGTCGACATCGGCCGCGGGCGCAACGGCGTGCTCTACGCCGGCGAGGTGAACTGGGAGGCCGCCGGCCTCGGCGGTGCGCAGCGCAAGATCGAGCAGGCGCTCAAGCCCGGCGACTACGTCGTGGTGCAGGTCAGCAAGGATCCGGTCGGTCACAAGGGCGCGCGCTTGACCACCCAGGTGTCGCTGGCCGGGCGCTATCTCGTCTACGTGCCGGGCGCGTCGTCCACCGGCATCAGCCGCAAGCTGCCCGACACCGAACGTCAGCGGCTCAAGGAGATCCTGCGCGAGGTCGTGCCGTCCGACGCCGGCGTGATCATCAGGACCGCGTCGGAAGGCGTGAAGGAAGACGACATCCGCTCCGACGTGGACCGGCTGCAGAAGCGGTGGAACGAGATCGAGGCCAAGGCCGCCGAGATCAGCGCGAAGAAGGCCGGCGCCGCGGTCGCGCTCTACGAAGAGCCCGACGTGCTGGTCAAGGTCATCCGCGACCTGTTCAACGAGGACTTCACGGGTCTGGTCGTCTCGGGCGATGACGCCTGGAAGACCATCAACGACTACGTGACTTCGGTTGCGCCCGAGCTCCTTCCGCGGATGACGAAGTACGAGCCCGCCTCGCCGGAGGGGCCGGACGTCTTCGCCGTGCACCGCATCGACGAACAACTCACCAAGGCGATGGACCGCAAGGTGTGGCTGCCGTCGGGCGGCACGCTGGTCATCGACCGCACCGAGGCGATGACGGTCGTCGACGTCAACACCGGCAAGTTCACCGGGTCCGGCGGCAACCTCGAACAGACCGTCACCCGCAACAACCTCGAGGCCGCCGAGGAGATCGTGCGCCAACTGCGGCTGCGCGACATCGGCGGCATCGTCGTGATCGACTTCATCGACATGGTGCTGGAGTCCAACCGCGATCTGGTGCTGCGCCGGCTCACCGAAGCGCTGGCCAGAGACCGCACGCGGCACCAGGTTTCGGAGGTGACGTCTCTGGGGCTGGTGCAGTTGACGCGCAAGCGACTCGGGACGGGGCTGATCGAGGCGTTCTCGACCGCGTGCACACACTGCGGCGGCCGCGGCATCCTGCTGCACGGCGATCCCGTCGACTCGACGTCCTCGGCCGGCCGGAAGTCCGAATCGGGCGGTGGCCGGCGCAGCAAGCGCGGCAAGCGTGGCGGCAAGGAGCAGGAGGTCCAGGTCGCCAAGCTGCCGTCGCACAGTCCGGGTGACCATCCCATGTTCAAGGCGATGGCCGCCGCCAACGGCAAGCACGACGACGACGAGCACGAGGAAGCGGCCGAAGAGGTCGCCGAGCTCGAGCCCGACTCGATCCGCCAGGCCGTCGCCGGCCCCGCCGACGGGGAACTCGACGACGATTTCGAGGAGGACGACGAAGACGACGACTCGGACGACGAGACCGACTCGGACGACGAGGACTCCGACGAGATCGACCTCGACTCCGATGACGAGGACGACGAGATCGACGACGACATCGAGGTCCTCGACGACGACTCCGACGACTCGGACGACTCTGACGACTCGGACGACTCTGATGAGTCGGGCGACTCGGGCGTTGACGAGGACTCCGACGACTCGGACGACGAGGCCGAACCGCCAGTCGCTGCCACCCGGCCCGGCCGGCATCGGCGCCGCGCCGCGGCGCGACCCGCCGGCCCGCCCGGTCACGACTGA
- the ndk gene encoding nucleoside-diphosphate kinase, with protein MTERTLVLIKPDGVQRRLIGEIISRIEAKGLTVAALELKSVSDELARAHYAEHEGKPFFGSLLEFITSGPVVAAVLEGPRAIAAFRQLAGGTDPVEKAIPGTIRGDLGLETQFNLVHGSDSPESAAREIELWFPAR; from the coding sequence GTGACTGAGCGAACTCTCGTACTGATCAAGCCCGACGGTGTGCAGCGCCGCCTCATCGGAGAGATCATCAGCCGGATCGAAGCCAAGGGCCTGACCGTCGCCGCCCTGGAGCTGAAGAGCGTCAGCGATGAGCTGGCCCGTGCGCACTACGCAGAACACGAAGGCAAGCCGTTCTTCGGATCGCTGCTGGAGTTCATCACCTCCGGTCCGGTGGTGGCGGCCGTTCTCGAGGGTCCCCGCGCCATCGCCGCGTTCCGGCAGCTGGCCGGCGGCACCGACCCCGTCGAGAAGGCGATCCCCGGCACCATCCGCGGCGACCTGGGTCTGGAGACGCAGTTCAACCTGGTGCACGGCTCGGACTCGCCGGAATCGGCCGCGCGCGAAATCGAGCTCTGGTTCCCCGCCCGGTAG
- a CDS encoding DUF4233 domain-containing protein has translation MSEHPPPPDPWKSFRGVMAGTLILEAIVVLLALPVVGAVGGGLTAPATAYLVGVAVVLVLMAGVQGRSWAIWANLAVQLLLIAGWVLYPGVGFIGLLFTVVWLLIVYLRAEVLRRQKRGLLPGQQNNDG, from the coding sequence ATGAGTGAGCACCCGCCGCCGCCCGACCCGTGGAAGAGCTTCCGCGGCGTCATGGCGGGCACGCTGATCCTGGAAGCGATCGTGGTGCTGCTCGCGCTGCCCGTGGTCGGTGCGGTCGGCGGCGGTCTCACCGCACCGGCGACGGCCTACCTCGTCGGCGTCGCCGTGGTGCTGGTATTGATGGCCGGGGTGCAGGGCCGGTCGTGGGCGATCTGGGCGAATCTCGCGGTGCAGCTGCTGCTGATCGCCGGGTGGGTGCTCTATCCCGGCGTGGGCTTCATCGGGCTGCTGTTCACGGTGGTCTGGCTGCTCATCGTCTACCTGCGGGCCGAGGTGCTGCGCCGGCAGAAGCGCGGACTTCTTCCGGGCCAGCAGAACAACGACGGCTAG
- the folC gene encoding bifunctional tetrahydrofolate synthase/dihydrofolate synthase — protein MSAADPEPAPDEIASLLQVEHLLDQRWPETRIEPSTARIAALMEMLGAPQRGYPSIHIAGTNGKTSVARMIDSLLTALHRRTGRTTSPHLQSAVERISIDGKPVSPATYVNTYREIEPFVQMVDQQSEEAGGPRMSKFEVVTAMAFAAFADAPIDVAVVEVGLGGRWDATNVVNAPVAVITPIGMDHTDYLGDTIAEIAAEKAGIITRQADDLVPTDTVAVIARQVPEAMEVLLAQAVRADAAVAREDSEFAVLGRQIAIGGQLLELQGLGGVYSEIFLPLHGEHQAHNAVLALAAVEAFFGAGAERQLDIDAVRAGFAAVTSPGRLERMRNAPTVFIDAAHNPAGATALARALADEFDFRYLVGVVSVMADKDVDGILAALEPAFDQIVVTHNGSPRALEVEALAVKAEEAFGPERVIVAATLPDAIETATAVVEESGGGADGAGGMSGAGIVITGSVVTAGAARTLFGKDPA, from the coding sequence ATGAGCGCAGCCGACCCGGAACCCGCCCCCGACGAGATCGCGTCGTTGCTGCAGGTCGAGCATCTGCTCGACCAGCGGTGGCCGGAGACCAGGATCGAGCCGAGCACCGCCCGCATCGCGGCCTTGATGGAGATGCTCGGCGCACCGCAGCGCGGCTATCCGTCGATCCACATCGCCGGAACCAACGGCAAGACCTCGGTGGCCCGGATGATCGACTCGCTGCTGACAGCGCTGCACCGTCGCACCGGCCGCACGACGAGCCCGCATCTGCAGTCCGCGGTCGAACGCATCTCGATCGACGGCAAGCCCGTCAGCCCGGCGACCTATGTGAACACTTATCGCGAGATCGAACCGTTCGTGCAGATGGTGGACCAGCAGTCCGAGGAGGCCGGCGGCCCGCGGATGAGCAAGTTCGAGGTCGTCACCGCGATGGCGTTCGCGGCGTTCGCCGACGCCCCCATCGACGTGGCGGTGGTGGAGGTCGGTCTCGGCGGCCGCTGGGACGCCACGAACGTCGTCAACGCCCCCGTCGCCGTGATCACGCCCATCGGGATGGACCACACCGACTATCTCGGCGACACCATCGCCGAGATCGCCGCGGAGAAGGCCGGGATCATCACCCGGCAGGCCGACGACCTCGTCCCGACCGACACCGTCGCCGTGATCGCACGCCAGGTACCCGAGGCGATGGAGGTGCTGCTCGCACAGGCAGTGCGCGCCGACGCCGCGGTGGCCCGCGAAGACTCGGAGTTCGCCGTACTGGGCCGGCAGATCGCCATCGGCGGGCAGCTGCTCGAGTTGCAGGGTCTCGGCGGTGTGTACTCCGAGATCTTCCTGCCGCTGCACGGTGAACACCAGGCGCACAACGCGGTCCTGGCGCTCGCGGCCGTGGAGGCGTTCTTCGGCGCCGGTGCGGAACGCCAACTGGACATCGACGCCGTGCGGGCCGGCTTCGCCGCCGTGACCTCGCCGGGCCGGCTGGAGCGCATGCGCAACGCGCCCACGGTGTTCATCGACGCGGCACACAACCCGGCCGGCGCCACCGCGCTGGCCCGGGCGCTGGCGGACGAATTCGACTTCCGCTACCTCGTCGGCGTCGTGTCCGTGATGGCGGACAAGGACGTCGACGGCATCCTGGCCGCGCTCGAGCCGGCCTTCGACCAGATCGTCGTCACGCACAACGGGTCGCCGCGGGCGCTGGAGGTCGAGGCGCTGGCGGTCAAGGCCGAGGAGGCCTTCGGGCCCGAGCGCGTCATCGTTGCCGCGACGCTGCCGGACGCCATCGAGACCGCGACCGCGGTGGTCGAAGAGTCCGGCGGGGGCGCCGACGGAGCCGGCGGCATGAGCGGCGCGGGCATCGTGATCACCGGATCGGTGGTCACCGCGGGCGCGGCGCGCACCCTGTTCGGGAAGGACCCCGCATGA
- a CDS encoding valine--tRNA ligase: MTSQPIADHSPPGLDALPKSWDPGAVESELYDGWVNAGYFTADPASDKPAYSIVLPPPNVTGSLHMGHALDHTLMDALTRRKRMQGYEVLWLPGMDHAGIATQTVVEKQLALDGKTKEDLGREQFIERVWDWKRESGGTIGAQMRRLGDGVDWSRDRFTMDEGLSRAVRTIFKRLFDAGLIYQAERLVNWSPVLQTAISDLEVKYEDVEGELVSFRYGSMSDDEPHIVVATTRLETMLGDTAIAVHPDDDRYRALVGTTLAHPFLDRRLIVVADSHVDPEFGTGAVKVTPAHDPNDFEIGLRHQLPMPSILDTKGRIADTGTQFDGMDRFAARVAVREALAEQGRIVAEKRPYLHSVGHSERSGEPIEPRLSLQWWVKVESLAKAAGDAVRNGATVIHPASLEPRWFAWVDNMHDWCISRQLWWGHRIPIWHGPDGQTVCVGPDEAPPEGWEQDPDVLDTWFSSALWPFSTMGWPDHTPELAKFYPTTVLVTGYDILFFWVARMMMFGQFVAGDPAVTGDGARGPQVPFEHVFLHGLIRDEHGRKMSKSRGNGIDPLDWVEMFGADALRFTLARGASPGGDLAIGEDHARASRNFATKLFNATRFALLNGATPAPLPATSDLTDADRWILGRLEEVRAEVDSALDSYEFNRACEALYHFAWDEFCDWYVELAKVQLSEGISHTTAVLAAVLDVLLKLLHPVMPFVTEVLWKTLTGGESLVVADWPRPTGFAVDPGATQRVGDMQKLITEVRRFRSDQGLADRQKVPARMSDVTAAGLDAHVPAVSALAWLTPPAEGFTPSASVEVRLSGATVVVEVDTSGTVDVAAERRRLEKDLAAAQKELAGTTGKLGNQGFLSKAPAEVVDKIRTRQQVAGEEVERITARLAALPAER; encoded by the coding sequence GTGACCTCCCAGCCCATCGCCGATCACAGCCCCCCAGGGCTTGATGCCCTGCCCAAGTCGTGGGACCCGGGGGCGGTGGAGAGTGAGCTGTACGACGGCTGGGTCAACGCCGGCTACTTCACCGCCGATCCCGCCAGCGACAAGCCCGCGTACTCGATCGTGCTGCCGCCCCCCAACGTCACCGGCTCGCTTCACATGGGTCACGCCCTCGACCACACGCTGATGGACGCGCTCACCCGCCGCAAGCGCATGCAGGGGTACGAGGTGCTGTGGCTGCCGGGAATGGATCACGCGGGCATCGCCACCCAGACCGTGGTGGAGAAGCAGCTCGCGCTCGACGGCAAGACCAAGGAGGACCTCGGCCGCGAACAGTTCATCGAGCGGGTGTGGGATTGGAAGCGCGAGTCCGGCGGCACCATCGGCGCGCAGATGCGCCGTCTCGGCGACGGCGTGGACTGGAGCCGCGACCGGTTCACCATGGACGAGGGCCTGTCCCGCGCCGTTCGCACGATCTTCAAGAGGCTCTTCGACGCCGGCCTGATCTATCAGGCCGAGCGCCTGGTCAACTGGTCGCCGGTCCTTCAGACCGCGATCTCCGACCTCGAGGTCAAGTACGAAGACGTCGAGGGCGAGCTGGTGTCCTTCCGGTACGGGTCGATGTCCGACGACGAGCCGCACATCGTGGTGGCCACCACCCGACTGGAGACGATGCTGGGCGACACCGCCATCGCGGTGCATCCCGATGACGACCGGTACCGCGCGCTGGTCGGCACCACGTTGGCGCACCCCTTCCTGGATCGTCGCCTCATCGTCGTCGCCGACTCGCACGTCGACCCCGAGTTCGGTACGGGCGCAGTCAAAGTCACCCCGGCGCACGACCCCAACGACTTCGAGATCGGCCTGCGGCACCAGCTGCCGATGCCGTCGATACTGGACACGAAGGGCCGAATCGCCGACACCGGCACGCAATTCGACGGCATGGACCGGTTCGCCGCGCGCGTGGCGGTCCGCGAGGCGCTGGCCGAGCAGGGCCGCATCGTGGCCGAGAAGCGGCCCTACCTGCACAGCGTGGGTCACTCCGAACGCAGCGGTGAGCCGATCGAGCCGCGGCTGAGCCTGCAGTGGTGGGTCAAGGTGGAATCCCTGGCCAAGGCGGCCGGCGACGCGGTTCGCAACGGCGCCACCGTGATTCACCCCGCCAGCCTCGAGCCGCGCTGGTTCGCCTGGGTCGACAACATGCACGACTGGTGCATCTCCCGGCAGCTGTGGTGGGGCCACCGGATCCCGATCTGGCACGGCCCGGACGGCCAGACCGTGTGCGTGGGCCCCGACGAGGCGCCGCCGGAAGGCTGGGAACAGGACCCGGATGTGCTGGACACCTGGTTCAGCTCCGCGCTGTGGCCGTTCTCGACGATGGGCTGGCCCGACCACACGCCCGAGCTGGCGAAGTTCTACCCGACCACGGTGCTCGTCACCGGCTACGACATCCTGTTCTTCTGGGTGGCGCGGATGATGATGTTCGGCCAGTTCGTCGCCGGCGACCCGGCGGTCACGGGGGACGGGGCGCGCGGCCCGCAGGTGCCGTTCGAGCACGTGTTCCTGCACGGCCTGATCCGCGACGAGCACGGCCGCAAGATGAGCAAGTCCCGCGGCAACGGCATCGACCCGCTCGACTGGGTGGAGATGTTCGGCGCCGACGCGCTGCGCTTCACGCTGGCGCGTGGCGCGAGCCCGGGCGGGGACCTCGCGATCGGTGAAGACCACGCGCGCGCCTCGCGCAACTTCGCGACCAAGCTGTTCAACGCCACGCGTTTCGCACTCCTCAACGGCGCGACCCCCGCCCCGTTGCCGGCCACCTCCGACCTCACCGACGCCGACCGCTGGATCCTCGGCCGCCTCGAAGAGGTGCGCGCAGAGGTGGATTCGGCACTGGACTCCTACGAGTTCAACCGGGCGTGCGAGGCGCTGTACCACTTCGCCTGGGACGAGTTCTGCGACTGGTACGTCGAACTGGCGAAAGTCCAACTGAGCGAGGGCATCTCGCACACGACGGCGGTGCTGGCGGCTGTGTTGGACGTACTGCTCAAACTCCTGCATCCGGTGATGCCGTTCGTCACCGAGGTGTTGTGGAAGACGCTGACCGGAGGGGAGTCGCTGGTCGTCGCGGACTGGCCCCGGCCGACCGGTTTCGCGGTCGATCCGGGCGCCACCCAGCGGGTCGGCGACATGCAGAAGCTGATCACCGAGGTCCGCAGGTTCCGCAGCGACCAGGGCCTGGCCGACCGTCAGAAGGTGCCCGCGCGGATGTCCGACGTCACCGCCGCCGGCCTCGATGCGCATGTGCCGGCGGTCTCCGCGCTGGCCTGGCTGACCCCTCCGGCCGAGGGCTTCACGCCGTCGGCGTCGGTGGAGGTGCGCCTGTCCGGCGCCACCGTCGTCGTCGAGGTGGATACGTCCGGCACCGTCGACGTCGCGGCCGAGCGGCGCCGGCTGGAGAAGGACCTGGCCGCTGCACAGAAGGAATTGGCAGGCACCACAGGCAAACTCGGCAACCAGGGCTTCCTGTCGAAGGCGCCGGCCGAGGTCGTGGACAAGATCCGCACCCGCCAGCAGGTGGCCGGCGAGGAAGTGGAGCGCATCACCGCCAGGCTCGCCGCTCTACCGGCGGAGCGATGA
- a CDS encoding DUF937 domain-containing protein, producing the protein MADLDELFNEIPTQQIATRLGVGEAEVDSAVKTLVPVLVGGLAHNAQDPAAADSIASAASDHAARGLLDGGVSVDQVDEADGSRAVAKIFGGNNPDQVSSALAGGGAGNSDLINKLLPILTPIVLAYLGKQLSKGQAGGGGGVGDILGGILSGAGGGRDNPLGSILGTVLGGDKGGGLGDILGGLFGGKSGRGK; encoded by the coding sequence ATGGCAGACCTCGACGAACTCTTCAACGAGATTCCCACCCAGCAGATCGCGACCAGGCTGGGCGTCGGCGAGGCCGAGGTCGACAGTGCCGTCAAGACGCTGGTGCCCGTTCTCGTCGGCGGCCTCGCCCACAACGCGCAGGACCCCGCCGCGGCCGACAGCATCGCGTCGGCGGCCAGCGACCACGCCGCCCGCGGGCTGCTCGACGGCGGGGTCAGCGTCGACCAGGTCGACGAGGCCGACGGCTCCCGTGCCGTCGCGAAGATCTTCGGCGGCAACAACCCGGATCAGGTCTCCTCGGCACTGGCCGGTGGCGGGGCAGGCAACAGCGACCTGATCAACAAGCTGCTCCCGATCCTGACGCCGATCGTGCTGGCCTACCTCGGCAAGCAGCTCTCGAAAGGGCAGGCCGGGGGCGGGGGCGGAGTCGGCGACATCCTGGGCGGCATCCTCTCCGGCGCCGGCGGCGGACGGGACAACCCGCTCGGCAGCATCCTCGGCACAGTGCTCGGTGGTGACAAGGGGGGCGGTCTCGGGGACATCCTGGGTGGCTTGTTCGGCGGGAAGTCCGGCAGGGGGAAGTAG